Proteins found in one Micropterus dolomieu isolate WLL.071019.BEF.003 ecotype Adirondacks linkage group LG10, ASM2129224v1, whole genome shotgun sequence genomic segment:
- the nhsl1b gene encoding NHS-like protein 1 isoform X1, producing MPFHQRSIEPQRVSRLSRDGSIPGEETGRRKLRRPVLFSSLDEVGCHTLTNIIHQLSDLSRHASDIFLGIEMEAGMVFRRSCRIQGRLQSLQGEICKFDPKKIKIPVSNLDEESKWTVHYTAPWHQQENVFLPGSRPPCVEDLHRQAKVNLKTALRECDKLRKDGFRSSQYYSQGPIFSDPAQSTSSLHDDDEDEDNDKKSTASSAEDSKSQLSMRPQTPLGGGEGEEGSEVDGQVVWTKAAALPTPEEKMRQTAKAVPTDIVAINVTGAVFDRQASIRRSLINTDTVSRRPKKVKRRKTISGLPDNFNLELAAKGHGGELRPHSMFIPGQYSTLGRVGSVNSTLQRSQTRDSGCQTEEVKVVPPSMRRIRAQRGQGIAAQMAGISASTSTGSISLSSSDSSGILMLPHQFNGNPSRFHSLPRQGARVSLSADPIYSSTPIKSEEQTTPQRQIGKLRVDDTVVHMRNAPRTGTLPRPKSQEVRGTQASEWGGGPACVVSPHAAYSTSLIPNATLFSSSEVIALNTSGHLSHSPASAYPAARPLSLASSTNSDPLLSSPAGFTHSSTCPALATSTPTHTPQNGGLVVAAPASESGHSDSSVHSHSTLAPTPPSCLPEEQWIYDTPENVVIPHRTLTSSCSTPINQLYSSLDLSSRTTTDSSSLYSQDNDGYYTSMHLDSGLRSRSHGSGHGAAAGRATRHSMYECREMANEEDSGSLYSDRSLSRSISLRKAKKPPLPPARTDSLRRKPGAKKPLGGVSAISGVNEPNGAMLNETLIASLQQSLQMGLRGGKGKGASPSSPSHSPSSDYDDPWVLRPRSQSSISAGSSAASLAANTNCGVVSNVYSLCHVTPAHSETSSLRSDYADSWGYYMDYPRNHGDQRAQTPPAHAIDNMSAGARPGELQNGGEIHNNSQAPRSQRQEGEVVVKPKTSTSSPDRVHRLTSPSSGYSSQSNTPTAGTPVPSIVRSMSPSGSRPRPKVPERKSSLLSSVSMSSSSTSLSSNTSDSLKNSGPPPPPPPPLPLSSSSAPNTPLSPPPPFPPPLPPSSSAGPPPPAPPLSTSPKGPTLSPPPACSTSPEFPPPPSPEMLIHPSSSFNGSFSPPPPPPPPPHVPSMGPPPPPPLPAFLPPSCSTSFVKAVKDSPKPALSDSPSKSSKPLITPFALQSVQLRSVKRPENEINGKSDHTKAQETGVDLLQGLTLQNLKKSHSVEHPPVSPLSNCSPEEESRNSSPSPVSKLLEEMSLDCSITDYTLDSVVINGKTEDQSYFYLNGEEKVEGGESLASPPQSSQSSPVKQKPPAVSKKPKYSFLPPFSPKPINEQVPSYPHEDETSLSIIEDQVDALPRQIKEEEKESKSEQQEDEEEEETSESPEPLTESWNISVSQDESCISASDCQETSLDHGLCTNGDAHAEVEEEGDGTSSTTGSISSKEDDTGEVFDSSTAESSPAPSANGASEENMVTPSRARTTEDLFAAIHRSKRKVLGRKESEEEKSRAGSQPQSPPVTPTGMSPGTVSSLPRQASSIQRNLRKSSTSSDTFKALLLKKGSRSETSFRMSAAEMLRSTDPRFQRTRSESDSDPPAGSPSSPMAPHSPLTSPSRGKRATEEWSRYETFSLSSPTSSFSMSGSKYGRSRTPPSAASSKYNARSRILSSPMTVICEREGEMAESEYGDTAESLSGPTAQTLPVLKDSNGTFSEESRS from the exons cgGTGTCTAACCTGGATGAGGAGAGCAAGTGGACGGTGCATTACACAGCTCCGTGGCACCAGCAGGAGAACGTCTTCCTACCAGGCAGCCGGCCCCCCTGTGTAGAAGACCTCCACCGTCAGGCCAAAGTCAACCTCAAGACTGCCTTGCGAG AATGCGACAAACTAAGGAAAGATGGTTTCCGGAGCTCTCAGTACTACTCTCAGGGTCCCATATTTTCCGACCCTGCACAGTCTACCAGCAGTCTGCATGATGATGACGAGGATGAAGATAATGATAAGAAG TCCACAGCTTCATCAGCGGAGGACAGCAAATCTCAGCTCTCCATGAGGCCCCAGACCCCGCTGGGagggggtgaaggagaggaggggtCTGAGGTTGATGGACAGGTGGTATGGACCAAGGCCGCAGCCCTCCCCACCCCAGAGGAGAAGATGAGGCAGACGGCCAAGGCCGTGCCCACAGACATAGTTGCCATCAATGTCACAG GGGCAGTGTTTGACCGACAGGCGAGCATCCGGCGCTCCCTCATTAACACTGACACCGTGTCCCGCCGGCccaagaaggtcaaacgcagaAAGACTATATCAGGGCTGCCTGACAACTTCAACCTGGAGCTAG CAGCAAAGGGACACGGTGGAGAGCTCCGGCCCCATTCCATGTTCATCCCGGGACAGTACTCCACCTTGGGCAGAGTTGGGAGCGTCAACTCAACGCTCCAACGTTCACAAACCAGAGACTCCGGCTGCCAGACAGAAGAAGTGAAGGTCGTACCCCCGTCCATGAGAAGAATTCGGGCGCAGAGAGGACAGGGAATCGCTGCACAAATGGCTGGCATTTCTGCTTCCACCTCAACAGGAAGTATATCCCTCTCGAGTAGTGACAGCTCTGGGATCCTGATGCTGCCACATCAGTTTAACGGAAATCCTTCCCGTTTTCACAGTCTGCCCCGACAGGGCGCCAGGGTGTCCCTCAGCGCGGACCCCATTTACAGCAGCACCCCCATCAAGTCAGAGGAGCAAACTACACCTCAGAGGCAGATTGGAAAGCTGCGGGTTGACGATACAGTGGTGCACATGAGAAATGCCCCCAGGACAGGCACCCTGCCCAGGCCCAAGTCTCAGGAGGTGAGGGGGACACAGGCCAGTGAATGGGGTGGCGGTCCAGCATGTGTGGTCTCCCCACACGCTGCCTATTCCACCTCACTCATCCCCAATGCCACCCTGTTTAGCTCCTCTGAGGTCATTGCCCTCAACACCTCTGGTCATCTCTCCCACTCCCCAGCCTCAGCTTACCCTGCAGCTCGTCCGCTCAGTCTGGCTTCCTCCACCAACAGTGACCCCCTGctctccagtccagcaggcTTTACCCACAGCTCCACCTGCCCAGCCTTGGCCACTTCTACCCCAACTCATACCCCGCAGAATGGTGGTCTGGTAGTGGCAGCACCTGCTAGCGAGTCAG GGCACTCGGACAGCAGTGTACACAGCCACAGCACCTTGGCCCCCACGCCGCCATCCTGTCTGCCAGAGGAGCAGTGGATCTACGACACGCCAGAAAACGTGGTGATTCCACACCGCACTCTTACCTCCAGCTGCTCCACTCCTATAAACCAGCTGTATAGCAGCTTGGACCTCTCCTCCAGGACCACGACTGACTCCAGCTCCCTCTATTCCCAAGACAATGATGGATACTACACCTCCATGCACTTGGACTCAGGTCTGCGCTCTCGTAGCCATGGCAGCGGGCACGGTGCAGCAGCTGGACGGGCCACCAGGCACAGCATGTACGAGTGCCGCGAGATGGCGAACGAGGAAGACTCTGGAAGCTTGTACAGTGATCGCTCTCTGTCACGCAGCATCTCCCTCCGCAAGGCCAAGAAGCCTCCGCTGCCCCCAGCTCGTACAGACTCTCTTAGACGCAAGCCTGGTGCGAAAAAACCCCTTGGAGGTGTTAGCGCCATCAGCGGCGTTAATGAGCCAAACGGAGCCATGCTCAATGAGACTCTAATTGCTAGCTTGCAGCAGAGCCTACAGATGGGGCTGAGAGGAGGGAAAGGAAAAGGGGCTTCGCCGTCTTCACCCTCTCACAGCCCAAGCAGCGACTACGATGACCCTTGGGTGCTACGGCCACGCAGTCAGAGTAGCATCAGTGCAGGTAGCTCTGCAGCATCGTTAGCAGCCAACACCAACTGTGGCGTTGTGTCCAATGTATACTCGCTGTGCCATGTGACACCTGCTCATAGCGAGACCAGCAGCTTGCGCTCAGACTACGCAGATTCCTGGGGCTACTACATGGACTACCCTCGTAACCATGGAGACCAGAGGGCACAGACCCCTCCGGCGCACGCCATAGATAACATGTCGGCTGGGGCTCGCCCAGGAGAATTACAGAATGGAGGGGAGATTCACAACAACAGCCAGGCCCCTAGATCCCAACGCCAGGAGGGAGAGGTGGTGGTGAAGCCCAAAACGTCCACCTCCTCACCGGACAGGGTGCACAGACTGACCTCCCCATCCAGCGGCTACTCTAGCCAGTCCAACACCCCCACAGCCGGAACCCCAGTGCCCTCGATCGTCAGGTCCATGTCTCCCTCGGGCAGCCGGCCCAGGCCTAAAGTGCCCGAGAGGaagtcctctctcctctcctctgtatCCATGTCCTCTTCATCCACCTCGCTTTCCTCAAACACCTCGGATTCACTTAAAAACTCCggacctcctcctccaccacctccacccctgcccctctcctcctcttcagctcCCAACACCCCTCTCAGCCCACCTCCACCTTTCCCTCCCCCTCTACCGCCAAGCTCCAGTGCAGGCCCTCCTCCGCCGGCTCCCCCGTTATCCACTAGTCCAAAGGGTCCAACTCTGAGCCCACCTCCTGCTTGCTCCACCTCCCCAGaattccctcctcctccatcccctgAAATGCTAATCCACCCCAGTTCATCCTTCAATGGGAGCTTCagtcctccacctccacctccacctcccccTCATGTCCCCTCTATGGgcccccctccacctcctccattGCCTGCTTTTCTCCCACCTTCCTGCTCCACATCTTTTGTGAAGGCAGTGAAGGATTCTCCTAAACCAGCTCTTTCCGACAGCCCTTCAAAGTCATCTAAGCCCCTGATAACCCCGTTTGCGCTGCAGAGTGTTCAGCTCCGCTCCGTTAAAAGGCCGGAGAATGAGATTAACGGCAAATCAGACCACACCAAAGCACAGGAAACAGGGGTGGACCTCCTTCAGGGTCTAACGCTCCAGAACCTGAAGAAGTCTCACTCAGTGGAGCATCCCCCTGTGTCACCCCTGTCAAACTGCTCCCCAGAAGAAGAGTCACGTAACTCCTCACCGTCACCGGTGTCAAAGCTCTTAGAAGAGATGTCTTTAGACTGCAGTATCACAGACTACACACTGGACAGTGTTGTCATAAATGGAAAAACTGAGGATCAgagttacttttacttaaacgGAGAAGAAAAAGTTGAAGGGGGGGAATCATTGGCCAGTCCTCCACAGAGCTCCCAAAGCTCTCCCGTCAAACAGAAGCCCCCAGCAGTCTCCAAGAAACCCAAATACTCTTTTCTCCCGCCATTTAGCCCCAAACCAATCAATGAACAGGTTCCATCATATCCTCACGAGGATGAAACCAGCCTGTCAATAATAGAAGACCAAGTAGATGCGCTGCCAAGACAAAtaaaggaagaggaaaaagagagtaAAAGTGAGCAACAGGAGgacgaggaagaagaggaaactTCAGAGAGCCCTGAGCCTCTCACCGAGAGCTGGAACATTTCAGTAAGCCAGGACGAGTCCTGTATCTCCGCTTCTGACTGCCAGGAGACAAGTCTTGACCACGGACTGTGTACCAATGGAGATGCTCATgcagaggtagaggaggagggagatggAACAAGTAGCACGACTGGATCCATCAGCTCCAAGGAGGACGACACTG GTGAGGTGTTCGACTCCAGTACGGCTGAATCGTCTCCGGCCCCGTCAGCCAACGGGGCATCCGAGGAGAACATGGTGACTCCCTCGCGGGCCCGAACCACCGAGGACCTCTTTGCTGCCATTCACAG GTCAAAGCGCAAGGTCCTGGGTCGCAAGGAGTCTGAGGAGGAAAAGTCCCGGGCTGGGAGCCAACCACAGTCCCCACCAGTCACCCCCACAGGCATGTCCCCAGGGACAGTGTCCTCCTTGCCTCGGCAGGCAAGCTCCATCCAGCGGAACCTCCGCAAGTCCTCCACCAGCAGCGACACCTTCAAGGCCCTTCTCCTGAAGAAGGGCAGCCGCTCAGAGACCAGCTTCAGGATGTCAGCGGCCGAGATGCTTCGCTCCACTGACCCCCGCTTCCAGAGAACTCGCTCTGAGTCAGATTCGGACCCCCCTGCTGGTTCACCCTCCTCACCGATGGCGCCACACAGCCCCTTAACCTCCCCCAGCCGTGGTAAGAGGGCAACAGAGGAGTGGAGCCGCTACGagaccttttctctctcctcgcCGACTTCGTCCTTTTCGATGAGCGGGTCAAAGTATGGGCGCTCACGCACGCCGCCCTCTGCTGCCAGCAGCAAGTACAACGCACGCAGCCGAATCCTCAGCAGCCCAATGACAGTAATCTGCGAGCGTGAGGGGGAGATGGCTGAGAGCGAGTACGGAGACACTGCAGAAAGTCTGTCTGGACCAACGGCTCAGACTCTCCCTGTACTCAAAGACTCCAATGGCACTTTTTCTGAGGAGAGCAGAAGTTAA